A DNA window from Hydractinia symbiolongicarpus strain clone_291-10 chromosome 6, HSymV2.1, whole genome shotgun sequence contains the following coding sequences:
- the LOC130647245 gene encoding uncharacterized protein LOC130647245, whose product MLTKTQTFQTLAFLCALLIFVLINLCQFKDGSDIIFKDDTNKTKTPQRKLLLFIAIFSSHTYKHRRDMLRKTWCKLCMKHQLCEYRFILDGLGLDRKPLPSAVLNQIRNELRYTNDMAILASPIGLNFALRFYKALKYASQVFEFEYFLRLDDDQYLCLDRLMYELPSRPRESLFWGYAHCTPIPRIDEAFIILTNDVVFKILTNENIHCSPFGTEAISSWIYNLSDEGPLVTWYTDNFRIMHTPPFERSAHLRQVNICHAFISLHGIWRENIMVPLHERIIRENTEDYEIPDIHHLCPANNKRISLDELDKHGKVQRCIDAPVYKHNNGKPYIGREAAT is encoded by the coding sequence ATGTTAACAAAGACACAAACATTCCAAACATTAGCTTTTTTATGTGCCTTGCTCATTTTTGTTCTTATCAATTTATGTCAGTTCAAAGATGGCAGCGATATTATCTTCAAAGACgacacaaataaaacaaaaactccACAAAggaaattattgttatttattgccaTTTTTAGCAGTCATACCTACAAACATCGAAGAGACATGCTACGAAAGACCTGGTGTAAATTATGCATGAAACATCAACTTTGCGAATATAGGTTTATTCTAGACGGATTGGGACTTGATAGGAAGCCTTTACCATCCGCAGTACTTAATCAGATACGGAATGAGTTAAGATATACAAATGATATGGCTATACTGGCATCTCCTATTGGTTTAAATTTCGCGCTAAGATTTTACAAGGCTTTAAAGTACGCTTCACAAGTTTTCGAGTTTGAATATTTTCTTCGTTTAGACGATGACCAATACCTTTGTCTCGATAGGTTAATGTATGAACTTCCATCCAGACCTCGTGAGTCTTTATTTTGGGGCTATGCACACTGTACACCAATCCCGCGAATAGATGAAGCGTTTATTATATTAAcaaatgacgtggtttttaaaatattaaccaATGAAAACATACATTGCTCACCATTTGGAACTGAGGCTATATCATCATGGATATATAATTTATCAGACGAAGGACCTCTGGTCACATGGTATACTGACAACTTCAGGATAATGCATACACCGCCATTTGAACGAAGTGCTCATTTACGTCAAGTTAATATTTGTCATGCATTTATTTCGTTACATGGAATTTGGCGCGAAAATATAATGGTCCCTTTACACGAGAGAATAATTAGAGAAAATACAGAAGATTACGAAATACCTGATATACATCACTTGTGCCCAGCAAATAACAAACGTATTTCACTTGATGAACTAGACAAACACGGCAAAGTACAGCGGTGTATAGACGCACCTGTATATAAACACAATAACGGGAAACCTTACATCGGACGTGAGGCAGCAACGTAG
- the LOC130648019 gene encoding major facilitator superfamily domain-containing protein 12-like, giving the protein MDKMVLPRTQKIFYGVGHILNDLCANCWFSYVLIYMTKLAGLSERNAGLVLLIGQVADALFTLIIGYSCDKTKITWYGKRKLWHGIGTTCVLISFPFVFNLCIGCSNSSATVKLVYYSAFVIVFQFGWAATQIAHLSLIPDITSKESQRVELNAIRSGLTFVCGIFVYGTTWLLLGTTDGENVDSSVSKQFMILAFIVVSTGFVFSLIFHIGTKERRHKMDEIEKETVTKFVTFVPIGKCGLKRFSTKSFNQETVSSVKSSSSNDVDKTIAINNGKGKTWKDWLKDIRLYKTALMYMSTRLAINVFQSYFALYLTDALHFKKEAIAYFPLIVLIAGSFTSFFVKFVTKKIGSQLTYVLGALMIVGSSFWLFSVAKEHKKAVYGAAWLAGSGSSIILVTSLAKTAELVGTDKRSSAFVYSAMSFTDKLSTGIVIFVIQTLKPSVSAG; this is encoded by the exons ATGGACAAAATGGTGCTACCacgaacacaaaaaatattctatGGAGTTGGTCATATCCTCAATGATTTATGCGCAAACTGCTGGTTTAGTTACGTTCTCATATATATGACCAAGCTAGCTGGACTATCTGAAAGAAATGCAGGACTGGTACTGCTAATTGGTCAGGTGGCGGATGCATTATTTACTTTAATTATCGGCTACAGTTgtgacaaaacaaaaataacctgGTATGGTAAACGAAAGTTATGGCATGGCATTGGAACGACATGTGTTTTGATTAGTTTCCCATTTGTGTTTAATCTTTGCATCGGCTGCAGTAATTCATCAGCGACAGTGAAGCTAGTGTACTACTCTGCCTTCGTTATTGTTTTTCAATTTGGTTGGGCAGCAACTCAGATCGCTCATTTGTCTTTGATTCCTGATATTACTTCCAAAGAAAGTCAAAGAGTTGAGCTAAATGCTATCAG ATCAGGATTGACGTTTGTTTGTGGTATATTTGTTTATGGAACAACCTGGTTGTTGCTAGGCACAACAGATGGTGAGAATGTCGATTCATCTGTGTCCAAACAGTTTATG ATATTAGCGTTCATTGTTGTCAGTACTGGATTTGTCTTTTCGTTAATCTTTCACATCGGTACAAAGGAGAGACGACATAAAATGGATGAAATAGAGAAAGAGACAG TAACTAAATTTGTTACTTTTGTACCAATAGGCAAATGTGGGCTTAAAAGATTCAGTACAAAAAGCTTTAATCAGGAAACTGTTTCATCTGTGAAAAGCTCCAGTTCTAATGATGTTGACAAAACTATTGCTATTAATAACGGTAAAGGCAAAACTTGGAAGGATTGGTTAAAAGACATTCGATTATATAAG actgcactTATGTATATGTCTACAAGACTGGCTATCAATGTGTTCCAATCATACTTTGCACTATATCTTACTGATGCTTTACACTTCAAAAAG GAAGCCATTGCATATTTTCCATTGATTGTACTGATTGCTGGATCCTTCAcaagtttttttgtgaaattcgtcacaaaaaaaattggcagtCAG ctgACGTACGTGTTGGGTGCTTTAATGATCGTCGGGTCTAGTTTTTGGTTATTTTCAGTTGCTAAAGAGCACAAGAAAGCTGTCTATGGTGCAGCCTGGTTGGCTGGGAGTGGAAGCTCCATTATATTGGTCACATCGCTGGCTAAAACGGCTGAGTTGGTTGGCACAGATAAG AGATCAAGTGCTTTTGTTTATTCAGCAATGAGCTTTACAGATAAATTATCAACGGGAATTGTTATCTTTGTTATCCAGACTTTAAAACCAAGCGTTTCAGCAGGGTGA
- the LOC130647385 gene encoding uncharacterized protein LOC130647385 produces MLKLILSLACLAYISAAYSNIDPIINIRRQGFDQDPKTFSHEVIAPWMRSFKPGYCDSWEWHTEARYKEQRLKICKELSGQRKHECDSANGYCRDKCPFTNGSYPFWRIRNADNVPFLWTVRTLQMFDSPNARYPLHNDPTKGYASTFFGPGYYASNAFDNNPDSIWVSNGVSSPGLNWIAYEFSSPVKINSVRITGEADHQDRTPGMWYVEASCEKYFKTYSTQWIIENHDHQTDKRWNRPRQQRWR; encoded by the exons ATGTTGAAACTTATACTAAGCTTGGCATGCTTAGCATACATCTCAGCAGCATACTCCAACATTGATCCCATCATAAATATCAGAAGGCAAGGTTTTGATCAAGATCCAAAAACCTTTTCTCATGAAGTTATTGCACCATGGATGAGATCATTTAAACCAGGCTATTGCGATTCGTGGGAATGGCACACGGAAGCAAGATACAAGGAGCAAAGACTAAAGATCTGCAAAGAACTGAGTGGAC AGCGTAAACACGAATGTGACTCAGCCAATGGATACTGCCGCGATAAATGTCCTTTCACAAACGGTAGCTATCCATTCTGGAGAATTCGAAACGCTGATAATGTTCCCTTCCTGTGGACGGTCCGAACACTTCAAATGTTTGACTCACCAAACGCACGGTACCCACTTCATAACGACCCTACTAAAGGATACGCAAGTACATTTTTCGGTCCCG gatATTACGCAAGCAATGCTTTTGATAACAACCCCGACAGTATCTGGGTATCAAACGGAGTGTCCAGTCCAGGATTAAATTGGATTGCATACGAATTCTCCTCCCCAGTGAAGATTAACAGCGTTCGTATCACAGGAGAAGCCGACCATCAAGATCGTACACCAGGCATGTGGTATGTTGAAGCTTCATgcgagaaatattttaaaacctaCTCGACTCAATGGATTATCGAGAACCACGATCACCAAACCGACAAACGTTGGAATAGACCAagacaacaaagatggcgtTAA
- the LOC130647889 gene encoding uncharacterized protein LOC130647889, protein MFWLGIAFFVIIIDAQAVFQPRADQFNLDTYEKYDHVPKNIRLQVKLSNTAFASRLRPGHAKDTHSCDVISSVPNDLTFITRYNYYRKYTEAYGIPVVSSSRVSDAALKRACYIARFLFADRRDVRESMYKHFGRFGVIGVNEQTTTIPEFSHMPKWWDTRARGLGGVLGRPISTGGEENLLCLSNDRYRGDDIFFHEASHGVAEVAIRGGGIPGFYDRLLSQFNYAKQIGLWRNTYSMTDSREYFAEGMQSFFNCHIEADPPNGIHNRINTHQELKAYDPGLYNLIKEAYPCMNKYHTCTLNPPDMRMNCDGSKPATTHATSSKTTHVPSSNTTHATTVMTRPPIATTKPLPPDCRDYNQYCSEWQKVGYCNQQYLKLNCKKSCNLC, encoded by the exons ATGTTCTGGTTAGGAATTGCATTTTTCGTCATCATCATTG atgCACAAGCCGTGTTTCAGCCTAGAGCTGATCAATTCAACTTGG ACACATATGAAAAATATGACCACGTTCCCAAAAACATTCGCTTACAAGTTAAACTCTCGAACACTGCATTCGCAAGTCGATTGAGACCTGGCCATGCTAAAGATACGCACAGCTGTGACGTCATTTCCTCAGTACCTAATGACTTGACATTTATAACCAG ATATAATTACTACAGAAAATACACAGAAGCATATGGCATACCTGTTGTGTCATCGTCCAGAGTTTCTGATGCTGCATTGAAAAGAGCTTGTTACATAGCACGTTTCTTATTTGCTGATCGAAGAGATGTCAGAGAAAGCATGTACAAACATTTTGGAAGATTTGGAGTGATTGGAGTTAATGAAC agACAACAACAATCCCAGAATTCAGTCACATGCCAAAATGGTGGGATACTCGCGCACGGGGACTAGGTGGCGTTCTTGGGCGGCCTATCTCAACAGGTGGAGAAGAAAATTTACTTTGTTTGAGTAACGACAGATACAGAGGAGATGATATTTTCTTTCACGAAGCTTCTCATGGTGTTGCA GAAGTCGCCATACGAGGAGGAGGTATTCCTGGTTTCTACGATCGTTTATTAAGTCAATTCAATTACGCGAAACAAATAGGTTTGTGGCGAAACACGTACTCAATGACAGACTCGAGAGAATATTTTGCGGAAGGGATGCAAAGTTTTTTCAATTGTCATATTGAAGCAGATCCACCAAATGGTATTCATAATCGCATCAACACTCATCAAGAGTTGAAGGCGTATGATCCAGGATTGTACAACTTGATCAAAGAAGCGTATCCATGCATGAATAAATATCATACATGCACGT TGAATCCACCAGACATGAGGATGAATTGCGATGGTAGTAAGCCTGCCACTACACACGCAACATCATCCAAGACGACGCACGTCCCTTCATCGAATACGACGCATGCGACCACAGTGATGACGCGTCCACCAATCGCGACAACCAAACCACTTCCTCCGG attgcagaGATTATAATCAATATTGCAGTGAATGGCAGAAGGTTGGCTACTGTAACCAACAGTATTTGAAActaaattgtaaaaaatcttGCAATTTGTGTTAA